In Acuticoccus sediminis, the sequence ACGGTTCCGTCGGCGTGGCGGGGGCAGCAGGTGCCGGCGTCGCGGCACGCTCGACGGCGCGCGGTGCGGCGGACGGCGTCGGCGCCGGGCGTGCCGGCGCGGCGGTCGCCGCGCGGGACGGCGCGGACGGCTCCGGCGTCAGACGGATGGGTCCGGACGGCGCCGGCTCGGCGGGGGCGAGGGAGGATGCCGCGGTCGGGTACTGGGGCGTGGCGCCGGTCCCCGCGACGCCCGCGGCCGGCGCGGCCGGTGCCGGCTGCGCGGGCGACAGGACCATCGGCCCGGCGCTCTCCTCGTCGCTGTCGCGGCCGAACGAGGGCACAAGGCCGCGCACGGTCCCCGTCACCCGGTCGGTCATCCGTCCGGTGAAACGGCCGATGCGGCCGAGGGGGCCGGGCTGCTGCTCGGCCTCGGCGGGTTCGCCCGCAGGGGGTGACTGCGCCAGCACGGGGGCCACCGTCGACGCAGCGACAATCCCTGCCGCGAGCGCCACCATCGCGCGCCTCACGATGTCACGGCGCCTTCTCGTAGCAGCGCGTTGATGGCCGCCACCCGACCAGCGGGATCGGCGTCAGACTCGAACACATTCACCGCGATGAACTCCACACGTGTCGCGATCATCAGGGCCATGGCGGCGTCGTCCGCCGGCCCCGCGAGGACGGCCGGGACTTCGAACAGGGCCTGCCACCAGCAGGCCATTTCCGCCGCGGACTCCAACAAGCTCGCCGTCGTCCCGAACCATACATAATCGGACCCGGCTTCGCCTAGGGTCATCGCCTCATGTCGGGATGCGGCGCTCGCGCCCACCGTCAGCCCCTCGGGCCGTGTCTCGACCGCGGCGATCCGTGCGGCAAAATCGCCCGTCAGGTGCACCCCGTCGGCGATGTCGGGCACCGGCCAGGCGTTTCTGCCCTCGGTCAGCTCGCGCTCGACGAGCGCCGCCGCGCCCGCATTCTGCGCCGCCAGAATGAGTTCAGAGGGCACATCGGGCCCTCCGAACACCACCGCAGCGACATCACCGCTCTCCAGCGCCGCCGCGACGCGTTGCGGCGCGGTGCCGGAGGGCACCGTGAGGATCAGCCTTTGCATGCCATGAACCTCACGATCATCGCTCTCGACCGGTTACGCAGCTTCGCGCTCGTCCTCGGCACGCCAGCGGCCCAGCGCGGCGAGACCGTTCATCTTCGCGCGGTGCTTGAAGGCGGCCTGCGCGGCGGGGACGTTCTCCTTCTTGCCGCTCCACGCCTTCAGGCACGCCTGCTGCAGGGCACGGCCGTAGGAGAAGGTCATCTTCCACGGGAAGCCGCCGATCTGGTTCATGATCGCGAGGTGCTCGGTCGCCGCCTCGTCGGACTGGCCGCCCGACAGGAAGGCGATGCCCGGAACCGCCGCCGGCACCGTCGCCTTGAGGCACTCGACGGTCCGCTCGGCGACCTCGCGGGTCGACACCTGCGGCCCGTTCTGCCCCGGCACGATCATGTTCGGCTTCAGGATCATGCCGGTGAGGTCCACGCGCTGCGCATAGAGCTCGTCGAACACGATGTTCAGCGTCAGCTCGGTCACCTTGTAGCAGGTGTCGACGTCGTGGTGGGAGTTCGGGCCGTCCATGATCACTTCCGGCTCGACGATCGGGACGATGCCGTTCTCCTGGCAGAGCGCCGCATAGCGCGCCAGCGCATGGGCGTTGCAGGCGATCGCGCCCGTGGTCGGCAGGCCCTCGGCCGGCAGGATGTCAATCACCGCGCGCCACTTCGCGAAGCGGGCGCCCAGCTTGTAGTACTCCTGCAGGCGGCCGCGCAGGCCGTCGAGGCCCTCGGTCACCTTCTCGCCCGGGAAGAGGGCGAGCGGCTTGGCGCCGGCATCCACCTTGATGCCCGGGACGGCGCCCGCCGCCTTGATCACCTCGGCGAAGCGGCGACCGTCCAGCGTCGACTGCCGCAGGGTCTCATCGAAGAGGATGACACCCGAAACATAGTTTTTCATTGCCTCGTCGGCAGTGAACAGCAGCTCACGATAAGCTTGGCGGTTCGCCTCGGTGTTCTCGACACCGATCTGGTCGAAACGCTTCTGGATCGTACCAGTGGACTCATCCGCAGCCAGGATGCCCTGACCATCGGCCATCATGGCCGCGGCAATGTCCTGCAACGTCTCACTCATCTCAAACCTCTCGGCGCTTTAGATTTCGTTTCGCTTCTTCTACCGCTTAATCGTGCGGCTTCAAAGCTTCGACGCCCGGCAAGGGCTTGCCTTCCAGCCACTCCAGGAAGGCTCCGCCGGCCGTCGAAAGATAGGTGAACTTGTCCGCCACACCGGCATGCGCCAGCGCCGCCACCGTGTCGCCGCCACCGGCCACGGACAGCATGCCCGCCGCGGTGCGCTTGGCCGCATGGCGCGCGACCGCGACCGTGCCGCGGTCGAACGGCTTCAGCTCGAACGCGCCGAGCGGACCGTTCCAGACCAGCGTATTCACGCGGTCCATTTCCTCGTTGATCTGGTGGACCGTGCGGCCGCCGACATCGAGGATCATCTTGTCGTGGTCGATGCCTTCGTTGACGCCGACGTGGATGTGCGGCGATTCCGCCTCGAACTTCTCCGCGGCGATCGCGTCCTTAGGCAGCATGATCGCGCAGCCGGCCCGCTCGGCCGCCGTCATGATCCTCAGCGCCGTGTCGGCCATCTCCCGCTCCACCAGGGAGTGCCCGATGTCGACGCCCAGCGCGTGCAGGAACGTGTTGGCCATGCCGCCGCCGACGACCAGCGCGTCGACCTTGGAGACGAGGTTCTCGAGCAGCTCGATCTTGGTGGAGACCTTCGCGCCGCCGATCACGGCCATCACCGGCCGCTTGGGGTGCGACAGCGCCTTGGCGAGCGCGGTGAGCTCGGCTTCCATCGAGCGGCCCGCGTAGGCCGGCAGACGGTGGGCGATCGCCTCGGTCGAGGCGTGCGCGCGGTGCGCGGCGGAGAAGGCGTCGTTGACGTAGATGTCGCCGTTGGCGGCGAGGGCGTCGGCGAAGGTGGCGTCGTTCTTCTCTTCGCCCTTGTGATAGCGGGTATTCTCCAGGACGAGGATGCCGCCGTCGGGGAGCCTGGCGATGGCCTCGGCCGCCGGCTCGCCGATGCAGTCGGACGCGAAGGCGACGTCGCGGCCCAGCGTCTCGGCCAGCGCGCCGACCACCGGCTCGAGGCTCATGTCCGCGATCCGCTCGCCCTTCGGCCGACCGAAGTGGGCGAGAAGGATCACCTTCGCGCCCTTGTCCGCAAGCTCCAGGACCGTCGGCTTCACCGCGACGAGACGCGCCGTGTCCGAGACCGCCCCGTCCTTCATGGGCACATTCAGGTCGACACGGACGAGGACGCGCTTGCCGGCGACGGGTCCAATGTCATCAAGGGTACGGGCGTCGGACAACGGATCCTCCAGTCACCATTCAAAACCGCAGCTTTCTTAAACGCGAAGCACGCTTGTGGGAACGGTCTACACGGTCAGAACGAGACGAGTGCGGCATTGCCATGGCCGGATGACGCATTCGATTAATGCGGTGAAAAAATTACTGAGATGTCATGAAACCCGGTCGTGTCCCGAACATTTGTTAGGTCCCACCGCCGCTTCGACGGTGCGGACTTAACCTGAAAGGTTCGTGTCATGGGTGAGTTGAAAGACAAGGCCAAGGGCCACGCGAAAGAGGCCGCCGGTTCGGTCAAGGTCGCGGCAGGCCGCGCGACCGGCGACCGCAAGATGGAAGCAGAGGGCCACGAACAGAAGGCCCGCGGTGAAGTCGACAAGGCGAAGGGCGCCGTAAAGGGCGCGCTTGGCGACAAGGTCTGAGCCCAGCCTGACTGAACGGAGGGACGATGTCCTCGCCCCTCCCCTCGGACCCCTGGTTGGTCGAGGAGCGCCCGCGCGGTTCCGCCGTGCGGGCATTTTCGTGCCATACGGGCGACGTCAGTCCGCCTTGCGCAGCCCGCCGAGCACCGCCTCCCGGTGACCTTCGAGGTAGGATCGCTCGGCCTCCGTCACGCGGTCCATGCCGTTGAGCGCGCGGTGCCACAGCGGGAAGATCGCCGCCGGACGGCCCACGATCTCGATTCGCGCCGCCTGCTCGGGCGTCAGCGTCAGGTCGAGGGCCCCGAGGTTGTCCTCCAGATGTGCCGCGGTTCGCGCGCCGAGGACGATCGAATGCACGTTCGGCCGGTCGCGCAGCCACGCGAGCACCACCTGCGGCACGCTGCGCCCGACCTCCGCCGCCACGCCCTTCAGAACGTCGATCACGTCCCAGAGCCTTCCGGTGTCGATGATGTGCGGCTCCGGCCAGTCGGCCTGGCGGGTGCCGGGCGCGGGCGGCGTGTCGCGGTCGATCCGGCCCGTCAGCAGCCCCTCGCCGAGGGGGCTCCAGATCATCGCCCCGACGCCGAGGTCCTCGCCGGCCGGGAGCAGCTCGTACTCGGCCTGCCGCGCCTCGGGCGTGTAGTTGATCTGCTGGGCGATAGGCTGCGGGGCGCCCATCATCCGCGCTGTCATCACCGTCTTGGCGAGCTGCCAGCCGGAATAGTTGGAAACGCCCCAGTAGCGGATCTTCCCGGCTCGGATCAGGTCCTGCATGGTCCCGACCGTCTCCTCGACGGGCGTCACGCCGTCCCACTGGTGGACCCAGTAGAGGTCGATCCAGTCGGTCTTGAGCCGCTTCAGGGACGCGTCGATCTGGCGCATGATGTGGACGCGGGAAGCGCCGCGGTCGTTCGGTCCGTCGCCCATCGCGGTGCGGACCTTGGTGAAGACGAGGACGTCGTCCCGCCGGTCATGGATCGCCTCGCCGAGGACGATCTCCGAATCGCCGCGCGAATAGATGTTGGCCGTGTCGAAGGCGTTGACGTCGGCGTCGATCGCCATGTCGATCAGGAGGCGCGCGTCGTCGACACCCGTCGAGCCGACCTGATGGAAGCCGTGGGTGCCGGCGAAGGTGACGGTGCCGAACACGAATTTCGAGACCATCATGCCCGATTGGCCGAGCGGCGAATATTCCATCCTGAACTCTCCCACCGGCCGGATCGTCGCATCGCGGGTGGCCGCCGGCCTCCGGCGCCCGCTTCGGTTCAGGAGAGACTCTTGCGCAAAAGGACCCAGTCCGTCACGGGGTTCTCCCATCCGTCCTTCACCGCGGGACGGCGCGCCGCCTCGCCGTAGCCCTTGCGCTCGTAAAGTCGCCGCGCACCGCGGTTGGCGTCCGAGACGATGATCGACATCTCGCCGATGCCCTCCTCGGCGGCGATGCCCTCGGCGAGGTCGATGAGCCTGCCGCCCCAGCCCTCGCCGCGCGCCTGCGGCAAGGTGGCGAGGACGTGGATATAGTAGGAGCCGACCGCGAGGTTCTCGAGCTCCTGCAGCGGGACGAAGCGGGGCGGCATGCCGTCGGTCCCCTCCGTGTCGCGGATCGGGTAGCCCATCAGCCCCGCGACCGCCGCCCCGTCCCGGTCCGCGACGATGACCTCGCCGGCCTCGGCCTTGCGGGCCATCCGTTCCCCGCCGATGGCCCACGGATCGCCGCCGTCGCCCGCGAGGTCCTGCCAGACGAGCATCGGAAGCCCCTCGCCCGCCCACATGATGAATCGGGCGAGGATCGGGCCGTCGGCCGCGGTGGCCAGACGGAACGGCGGTTCGATGTGCATGCGATCGGCTCCGTTGGGCCGCGAGCGCAATGCGGCCGGTGATGTGGATCACTCCCGGATGGGAGATTGCACCAGCCAAAACGGCAGGCTGTGCTCCTCAACACAGAGTGGCGGGACCGATCGCGCTAGGATTGCGGGATTTTGCGCCGCCGGAACGGGCGGCGGCCGCGTTCCGGGCCGGCGTACGCCGAAGACGACGTGGCGGCCGGACACCCCGAAACGCCACGATCGTCAACGTGCTGCCCCGGCAACGGACGGCGTGCTCGCCGGCACAGGGTTGCGTCCGGGCAGTCACTACCTCGGGCTGGGCGGCCGGTTCTGGTCGTCCGCCAATGAAGGGAGTGTCGCCATGTCGACGGAAGAGCGCGCGGAAAACCGCAGGGTGGAAATCGTCATCGCGCCGGACGTCGCGTCCTCGAACCTGCAGGACGCCCCGGCGGACCAGGGGACGGCGCCGGCCGCGAACGCGCCGGACATCTTCGACGAGATCCTGTTCCAGGATTCGATCTTCGGCCCGGAGGAGGACGACGCGTCCTTTGCCGCTCCGAACGATGCAGGCCCCGCCGTCACGTTCGAGGACTTCGGCGCCGCCGATTTCGCGATGCAGACGCACGACCTCTTCATCTGACCCGCGCCGGGTCGGCGATTCGCCGCGCGACGGCGGTCTGCCTGATGAAGCGTAGGGTGAACGTCGTCGCGTGCGGCGCGGACGAAGGCCGGGGTGGCAGGCGGTTGCATGCCCTGCGGCCGGAGGCGGATTTCAGCCTTGCCCGGCAGGTCCGGCCGCCGGTCGTGGTGGCCCGGAACGGGGATCCCGGCCACGGAAGGCGGCCGGGACGGAGTGCCGGCGCGCCAGACGGGCGCGCCGGGCCTTGCGAGCTAGATGAGCTTCGCCAGCGCGACCGCGGTGTCGGTCATGCGGTTCGAGAAACCCCACTCGTTGTCGTACCAGGAGAGGATGCGGCAGAAGTTGCCGTCCATCACCTTCGTCTCCGGCGTCGCGAAGATCGACGAGTGCGAATCGTGGTTGAAGTCCATCGAGACGAGCTTGTCGTCGGTGTAGCCGAGGATGCCCTTCAGCTCGCCGTCGGCCGCGGCACGGATCGCGGCGTTGATCTCGTCCACGGTGACGTCGCGCGCCGCCTCGAAGGTGAGATCGACGACCGACACGTTCGGGGTCGGGACGCGGATCGACACGCCGTCGAGCTTGCCGTTCAGCTCCGGCAGGACGAGGCCGACGGCCTTGGCGGCGCCGGTCGACGTCGGGATCTGGTTCATCGCCGCGGCGCGGGCGCGGTAGAGGTCCTTGTGGAGGGTGTCGAGCGTCGGCTGGTCGCCCGTGTAGGAGTGGATCGTCGTCATGAAGCCGCGCTTGATGCCAATCGTCTTGTTGAGGACGTAGGCGACCGGGGCGAGGCAGTTCGTGGTGCACGACGCGTTGGAGACGACGAGGTCGTCCTTCGTCAGCGCCTTGTCGTTCACGCCGAAGACGACCGTCCTGTCCGCACCCGTCGCCGGGGCGGAGACGAGGACGCGCTTGGAGCCGTTCTCGAGGTGCAGGGCGGCCTTATCACGCGCGGTGAAGATGCCGGTGCACTCCATCGCGACGTCGACGTCCGACCAGGGCAGCGCCTTCGGGTCGCGCTCGGCGGTGACGCGGATCGGACCGCGGCCGAGGTCGATGGTGTCGCCGTTCACGGTGACGGTGCCGGGGAACCGCCCGTGCACGGAATCGTAGCGCAGGAGGTGCGCGTTGGTCTCGACCGGCCCGAGATCGTTGATGGCGACGACTTCGACATCGGTGCGCTCGTTTTCAACGATTGCGCGCAACACGTTGCGTCCGATACGCCCGAACCCGTTGATAGCCAGCTTGACGGTCATGCCGTGCCCTCCAGAGAATTGGTCTTTGGGAGCGCATGTGCGTCATCCGCGAGCGAAGGGCAAGATAGCGCTACACTCAGGATTTACCGAAGCGCGAAAAATCGGGTTGTGCCGAGGGAGGTTGGGGGAGTGCCGAGGGGCACGATGCCGGTCGCCGCGGGAGGACCGCCGCCCGTGCCGGGCGAGCCCCGAAAGGGGATGGGGGGCGAAGCCACATCGGCCGTCGGACGGTTCGATCCCGGGACCTACAAAGTAGGTGGGCGCCGTTTTGCTCCAGCCCACGAGCCGGAACAGGGACAGCTCCCTTTAGGATCGATAAGGCCCCGGGGATGCAATTGTCCTAACGAACCGCGCAGCCTCGCCTGGGTCCCAATATAGTCGTGCCCAAGGGTCTGGAAAAGGGCGATTTCGCGCTCCCCGGACGTTTCCGAACACCCGCGTCCGGCCGGCCCCGGATTCGTGCTCGCGGCGATGCCGGGAGGCGCATCCGCCCCGGACCCGCGGGCGCCCACGCCGCCCGCGGAACGCGCCGCGGAACGGCGACAAACGGCCGCGTCGGACCTTCGCACGAGGTGCGCCGCCGCGGGGCGCGTGGCGGCGGCAGGCGCCGCTTCAGCGGCGGGCGAAGGCGAGCGCGGTGCCGCCCATGACGAGGAGGCCGCCGGTCAGCCGCTCCGCCAGCCGCACGCGCGAGCGGGTCAGGAGCTGACCGGCCCGCCCGGCGAGGACCGCGTACATGCAGTCGAAGATGCCCGCGACCAGCATGAAGATCCCGCCGAACACCGCGATCTGGATGCCGATCGGCTCGCTACGGTCGACGAACTGCGGGATGAAGGCGCCGAAGAACAGGAGCGCCTTCGGGTTCGCCCAGATCACGAAGAAGCCCTGCACAGCGTAGCCGAGGAGGGAGCGCGAATCGCCCTCCACCCGCGCGAGCTCGCCATCCGAGCGCAGGTGCTTGATGCCGAGCCAGACGAGGTAGGCCGCGCCCAGGAGCTTCAGCACGACGAACGCCTCGCCGATCATCGTCACGATGGCGTCGAGACCCGCGATCAGCACCAGGATCATCGTCGCGACGCCCACTTGCGTGCCGGCGATGTTGGCGAGGCCGGCGGCCGGCCCCCGTCGCAGCGAATTGGCCACGATGAGGCTGACCGTCGGGCCGGGGACGATCGCGAGCGCGGCCGAGGCCAGCACGAAGGTGATCAGGATCGAGACGTCGAACATGTCTGGAAGGCCGCCGGACCTAGAGCGAGAACGCCTTGCCGACCTCGGGGATGGTCACGATGCCGGCCTTGTCGCCCAGTTCGGCGAGGAACGTGTCGGGCGTCTGGTCGAGCATCGGGAAGGTCCCGTAGTGGCAGGGCACGACGGTATCGAAATTGAAAAACTTCCTGCACGCAAGAGCCGCGAGCTTGCCGCCCATGGTGAAGCGGTCGCCGATCGGCACGAGGCCCACCTTCGGCTCCCAGATCTCGTTGTAGAGGCCCATGTCGCCGAAGATGCCGGTGTCGCCCATTACGTACACGGTCTTCTCGCCCGGCGCGGTGATGATGAAGCCGAGCGGGTTGCCGAGGTAGACGGGGCTGCCGTCGACGTCGAAGCCGGACGAGTGGAAGGCGTTGACGAAGGACACCGCGACGCCGCCGAGGTCGAGCGTGCCGCCGTGGTTGCCGGGGTTCACCTTCTCGATGCCCTGGCGCCCGACGAAGTTGCAGATGTCGAAGCTCGACACGACGGTCGCGCCGGTCGCCTTGGCGACGGGGACGGTGTCGCCGATGTGGTCGCCATGGCCGTGCGTCAGCAGGATGTGGGTGATGCCGTCGGCGGCCTCTTGCCAGCCTTTGCCCCACGTCGGGTTCCCGGTGAGGAACGGGTCGATGAGAATCGACTGCCCGGCGATGTCGAGGCGGAAGGTGGCGTGGCCGTACCAGGTGAGCTGCATGGAATCCTCCAGACGCTTGCGTCGCGTGTTTCACGAGGACCTAGCACGCCCGGGCGCGATGCATAGAGGGAACGCGCGTCCGCACGCTTCCGCCACTCCCTGTCCCGACCCCGCGCCGCCCCCGGGCGCCGGCGCCCGGGGGCGACGCATAGCCGAATCCCGACACCAATTCGCCCCGCGCCGGTTGACGCAGCAGATTGACGACATACACCTAGATCCTATCCCCAGAAGGAAAGGTTAGCCGTCTTGGAGGCAGATGCCGCGCTCTCCGTCAAAAACCTCTTCAAGGTTTTCGGACCCGACCCGGATAAAGCAATCGCGCTTTATCATGAAGGTTTCACCAAAGATGAGGTGTTCCGTCGTACGGGGATGACCATTGGCGTCTGCGATGCCACCTTTGACGTGAAGGAAGGCGAAATATTCGTCGTGATGGGTCTTTCCGGCTCCGGAAAATCCACGCTGGTGCGGATGCTCAATCGCCTCATCGACCCGTCCGCCGGGGAGATCGTCGTCAAGGGCAGCGACATCGCGCAGATGAGCGAGAAGGAGCTCAACGCCTTCCGCCGCGAGCACATCTCGATGGTGTTCCAGTCGTTCGCGTTGATGCCGCACATGACCGTGCTGCAGAACGCATCGTTCGGGCTGGAGCTGTCCGGCGTCTCGCTCGCGCAACGCGAGGCCCGCGCCCGCGCCGCGCTGGAGCAGGTCGGCCTCGCCCCCTACGAGCAGAGCTATCCGAACGAACTGTCGGGAGGCATGCAGCAGCGCGTCGGCCTCGCCCGCGCGCTCGCCAACGACCCGTCCATCCTCCTGATGGACGAGGCGTTCTCCGCCCTCGACCCGCTCATCCGCACCGAGATGCAGGACGAGCTGCTGGCGCTGCAGGAGAAGGAGAAGCGCACGATCGTCTTCATCTCCCACGACCTCGACGAGGCGATGCGCATCGGCGACCGGATCGCCATCATGCAGGGCGGTCTCGTCGTGCAGGTCGGCAAGCCGGACGAGATCCTCTCCAACCCCGCCAACGACTACGTGCGCTCCTTCTTCCGCGGCGTCGACGTCTCCACGGTCCTGACGGTCGGCGACATCGCCTCCAAGCAGCAGGTGTCGATGTTCGACCGGGACGGGACGCTGCGCGCCGCGCGCGAGCGGATCGCCAAGGCCGACCGGGACTTCGCCTACATCGTCGACCGGCAGCAGAAGTTCCACGGCGTGGTCTCGTCGGCGAGCCTGGAGGATCAGCTCGGCAAGTCCGAGACGCACCTCGCCGCGGCGTTCCTCCCCGACGTCCAGCCGCTCGCCGCCGACCGGCGCATCGGCGACGTCATCGGCGAGGTGAACGCGGCGCCCTGCGGTCTCCCGGTCGTCGACGAGAAGGGGCGCTATCTCGGCGTCGTGTCCCGCGCGGTCCTTCTGGGCGCGCTCCACCGGGACGACGCCCCCGCCGCGGATACCGACGCCGAGGTCGCCCATGTCTGAGTTCACACACACATCGACCACGACCTCCGACCCCGCCGCGCCCGGCATCGAGCTGGCGCAGGCCGACAACCCGTGGGCCGCCCAGAGCGGCGGCGGGAACGGCAGCGACGCTCCCGCCAGCAGCAACCCCTGGGCCACAGGCTCCGGCGGCTCCGACGCGGCCGCCCCCACCCCGCAGGCCGACGCCCCGCAAGCCGACACCCCGGCCGGCGTGGACGCATCTGCGGCTGACGCGGCGCCTAATCCGTGGGGCGGCACCTCCGGCGGCGCGGCGGGCGGAGCCGACGGCCCCGGCGCCTCGGACGGCGCCAGCACCGACTGGCTGTCCGGCCTCGACGCGCCGACCGACGCGCCGAGCTTCGACATCCTCGACCCCTTCAACCACGCGATCATCCCGCTGGAGGCGTGGGTGGAGCGCGCGCTCGACTTCGTCGTCGCGAACTTCCGCCCGGTGTTCCAGGCCGTCCGCTGGCCCATCGACGGGGTGCTGTCGACCATCGAATCGACGCTGCTCGGCGTCCCCGCGCTGGTGATGCTCGTCCTCATCGGCCTCCTCGCCTGGCAGGCGGCGGGGCGGCGGCTCGGCGTCGGCGCCGTGCTGTCGTTCGCCTTCATCGGCCTGATCGGCGCGTGGGACCAGGCGATGGTGACGCTCGCGCTCGTCTTCACCTCGGTGTTCTTCTGCATCCTGATCGGCCTGCCGTCGGGCATCCTCCTCGCCCGCAACGACCGGGTGGCGGCGATCACCCGGCCGGTGCTCGACGCGATGCAGACGACGCCCGCCTTCGTCTACCTCGTGCCCATCGTCATGCTGTTCGGCATCGGCAACGTGCCGGGCGTGGTGGTGACGATCATCTTCGCGCTGCCGCCGCTGATCCGCCTCACCAACCTCGGCATCCGCCAGGTGCCGGAGGACCTCATCGAGGCGGCGAAGAGTTTCGGCGCCTCGAAGGGGCAGCTCCTGCGCAAGGTGCAGCTCCCGGTGGCGATGCCGACCATCATGGCCGGCGTGAACCAGACCCTGATGCTGGCGCTCTCGATGGTGGTGATCGCGTCGATGATCGCCGTCGGCGGCCTCGGCCAGATGGTGCTGCGCGGCATCGGCCGGCTCGACATGGGCCTCGCCACCGTCGGCGGCCTCGGCATCGTGCTGCTCGCCATCATCATCGACCGGATGACCCAGGCGATGGGCGTCTCCAAGCGCGATCGCGGCAACGTCGCCTGGTACGAGACCGGGCCGATCGGCCTGGTGCGGCGCCTGTTCGTCCGCTCCCGGCGGGCCCCATCAACCACCGCGGGCGTCAGTCCCGCCGAATGAGCCGTCCGGCGCCCCGCGCGCCGGCCCGGCACCGACACGCGGCTCGCGGAGAGCCGCACCCGAAACCCAGTCCAGGAGATTTCATGTTCCGCAAGTTCACCCGCACCAGCGTCGCCGCGATCACCGCGGCCGGCCTCGGCCTGGCTGTCGGCGGCACGGCGTTCGCACAGGACAAGCC encodes:
- the proW gene encoding glycine betaine/L-proline ABC transporter permease ProW, yielding MSEFTHTSTTTSDPAAPGIELAQADNPWAAQSGGGNGSDAPASSNPWATGSGGSDAAAPTPQADAPQADTPAGVDASAADAAPNPWGGTSGGAAGGADGPGASDGASTDWLSGLDAPTDAPSFDILDPFNHAIIPLEAWVERALDFVVANFRPVFQAVRWPIDGVLSTIESTLLGVPALVMLVLIGLLAWQAAGRRLGVGAVLSFAFIGLIGAWDQAMVTLALVFTSVFFCILIGLPSGILLARNDRVAAITRPVLDAMQTTPAFVYLVPIVMLFGIGNVPGVVVTIIFALPPLIRLTNLGIRQVPEDLIEAAKSFGASKGQLLRKVQLPVAMPTIMAGVNQTLMLALSMVVIASMIAVGGLGQMVLRGIGRLDMGLATVGGLGIVLLAIIIDRMTQAMGVSKRDRGNVAWYETGPIGLVRRLFVRSRRAPSTTAGVSPAE